From one Chryseobacterium sp. 3008163 genomic stretch:
- a CDS encoding T9SS C-terminal target domain-containing protein codes for MKKLYTSAVLLCTTAVLYSQDVVWQKDIKSSTQDFLSQVTTTIDQQYLITGSSIQSQKLISENKQNNGYDFHLVKLNQQGEEVWEKYFSGQNHDFLSATVATQEGGFLLAGTSYSRKGLDKKEESKGGSDIWLIRINEFGDELWQKTLGTSQDEEARAVIQTTDFGFFVAGNGTALRQAQDSKGFGSKDVLISRIDKNGKELSQIILGGKGLDEVEKMIPTLDGGALLGIYSRSTTGGSKKTENFGEGDFWVVKLSRDGKVEWEKNFGGKGDDHLRTLAMTSTGFIVGGESRSERSGNKSVGIEEGTDIWLISLNDRGEELWQKSYNFKNRDVLMGMNVVKTGDDKSSKGILLGGYTQAEGRIEADDETFWMLYLNQDGNEQWRKHVKGESRKKKKGYLILN; via the coding sequence ATGAAAAAACTCTACACGAGTGCAGTTCTACTATGTACAACTGCCGTATTGTATTCGCAGGATGTTGTATGGCAAAAAGACATTAAATCCTCCACTCAGGATTTTCTCTCACAAGTCACCACAACAATCGATCAGCAATATCTTATTACAGGAAGCTCTATTCAATCGCAGAAGCTTATTTCCGAAAACAAACAAAACAACGGTTACGATTTTCATCTCGTAAAACTCAATCAACAAGGTGAAGAAGTCTGGGAAAAATATTTTTCGGGACAGAATCATGACTTTCTCTCGGCCACAGTGGCGACTCAGGAAGGTGGTTTTCTGTTGGCCGGGACTTCTTACTCCAGAAAAGGTTTAGACAAAAAAGAGGAATCTAAAGGCGGATCTGATATCTGGCTGATCAGAATTAATGAATTTGGAGATGAGCTATGGCAGAAAACTTTGGGAACTTCTCAGGATGAGGAAGCCAGAGCGGTGATTCAAACTACAGATTTTGGATTTTTTGTTGCCGGAAATGGTACAGCCCTTCGACAAGCTCAGGATTCGAAAGGTTTTGGGTCTAAAGATGTCCTGATCTCAAGAATCGATAAAAATGGGAAAGAGCTTTCACAGATTATTTTAGGAGGAAAAGGATTGGATGAAGTGGAAAAAATGATTCCTACTCTTGATGGAGGTGCATTATTGGGAATTTACTCCAGAAGTACTACAGGTGGATCAAAGAAAACTGAAAACTTCGGGGAAGGAGATTTTTGGGTGGTGAAGCTGAGCAGAGACGGAAAAGTGGAATGGGAGAAGAACTTTGGAGGAAAAGGCGATGATCATTTAAGAACTTTAGCGATGACTTCAACAGGATTTATCGTTGGCGGAGAATCAAGATCTGAAAGGTCAGGAAATAAATCTGTAGGCATTGAAGAAGGAACTGATATTTGGTTAATATCCTTAAATGATCGAGGTGAAGAACTGTGGCAGAAATCTTACAATTTTAAGAACAGAGATGTTCTGATGGGCATGAATGTGGTAAAAACCGGAGACGATAAAAGCTCGAAAGGAATTTTGCTCGGAGGTTATACTCAGGCGGAAGGGAGAATAGAAGCAGATGATGAAACCTTTTGGATGCTTTATCTGAATCAGGATGGCAACGAGCAGTGGAGAAAACATGTGAAAGGAGAATCGAGAAAAAAGAAGAAAGGTTATCTGATATTAAATTAA
- a CDS encoding T9SS type A sorting domain-containing protein: MAGTSAEELGKENWKIVKLGDKQLDQLIEKLDIKIYPNPVSDYCYVEIGFDFKEADILLYDMGGRQLQTLKTKNKVTKINTQNLIQGAYLVTIKTDTNKTANAKLIKK; encoded by the coding sequence TTGGCAGGAACAAGTGCTGAAGAGCTAGGCAAAGAGAACTGGAAAATCGTAAAGCTGGGTGATAAACAACTGGATCAGCTGATTGAAAAACTAGACATTAAGATTTATCCGAATCCTGTATCTGATTACTGCTATGTTGAGATTGGTTTTGACTTTAAGGAAGCAGATATTTTGCTGTATGATATGGGCGGAAGACAGCTCCAAACACTAAAAACCAAGAACAAAGTAACCAAGATCAATACACAGAACCTGATTCAGGGAGCGTACTTAGTGACTATAAAAACAGATACGAATAAAACGGCGAATGCTAAATTGATTAAAAAGTAA
- a CDS encoding DUF6443 domain-containing protein: protein MAQAQLSTAENYVYSKTYLDYTGTTPTKTAETVQYMDGLGRPKQVVNIKASPLGRDVVTHIEYDGFGRQVKDYLPIPQSGTMNGAIVPTPLANATQTDIYGSEKIYAEKILENSPLDRIQQQIQVGNDWTNKPVKFDYDANAASDYVRKYETTTTWVEGRTQTAVQLLQYFQPSQLYKNTITDEDGNKTIEFKNGQGQTLLVRKVLSATENADTYYVYNEYNQLAFVIPPLASAPTIEPSTVENLYYQYRYDGRKRLVEKKLPGKGWEYMVYDKADRLILTRDANLQQQGKWLITKYDSFGRVIYTGIIAGGARESIQSQAGNQVVIESTNGSFTKNGMQIYYSNGIFPNLETVLSVNYYDIYPVGSPAIPTQVLGQNILHENAQLYNISTKSLPVASYVKNIEDDNWTKNYTWYDTKGRPVASHSVNYLGGYTKTESLLDFSGTQLQAVTKHKRLDSDTERVITENFTYDHQNRLKTHTHQIDNNPGEYLAQNEYNPLSQLKTKKVGGTSLGTGLQTIDYAYNIRGWMTKINDPANLGNDLFGYKIKYNEREGLETPDALDGTLKVIPRFNGNIAEVDWKTATNPNDNLRRYGYVYDGLNRLKAGFYQNGVNPGANEFFEKITYDLNGNITNLKRSEGMLLGSATAMTIDNLDYNYTGNRLNTVTDLSGQYNGYPDTSGNPISYDLNGNMSTNKDKGILGISYNILNLPSRITFYAGLSLRSGIIRNNTTHTYRSDGVKLTKIYKFAPYNPMGTATELSTETTEYLDGFQYKTGSVVMLGPRPIGLRAVLEFRPTSEGYFDFVKNKYIYNYTDHLGNVRLSYRSNDSSIQVIEENNYYPFGLKHEGYNALAGNPSYQYKYNGKELQETGMYDYGARFYMPDIGRWGVVDPLAEKYFNFSPFNYTANNPILYIDPDGMQLDLSNIMKKGNEEQYKAFVFFARTKDGQAFLSKYMEKGQTITYGGKTIFEAKANGEFHNNGIDLSYGVKTDSSVGASTTGKMRDEQGKVSILISNNAYGDSGSQFFNNLRQIVHESFLHADLEANDLIDDGYTNSSSIPKEYRKYDTWSSQHGQHYYIQNEYLKDPKNNKVNTYTKEGFQILKQANEALKLKLGDSKIKKEMWNFNGSMIKVDGNGNLKHKDQ from the coding sequence TTGGCACAAGCACAGCTCAGCACGGCAGAAAACTATGTGTACAGCAAGACTTATCTTGATTATACTGGAACTACGCCAACAAAAACGGCAGAAACCGTTCAGTATATGGATGGTTTGGGAAGACCCAAACAAGTCGTGAATATTAAAGCTTCACCATTAGGCAGAGATGTGGTTACCCATATCGAATATGACGGTTTTGGAAGACAGGTGAAAGACTATCTTCCTATACCTCAGAGTGGAACAATGAATGGTGCTATTGTGCCAACACCCCTTGCCAATGCCACACAAACCGACATCTACGGATCAGAGAAAATATATGCAGAAAAAATCTTAGAGAACTCACCACTAGACAGAATCCAACAGCAGATTCAGGTAGGAAACGACTGGACTAATAAACCTGTAAAATTTGATTATGATGCCAACGCAGCTAGCGACTATGTAAGAAAATATGAAACTACTACGACATGGGTTGAAGGCAGAACGCAAACCGCTGTTCAGCTCCTTCAATATTTCCAGCCCTCACAGTTATACAAGAACACCATAACTGATGAAGACGGAAACAAAACCATAGAATTCAAAAACGGACAAGGGCAGACTCTTCTCGTGAGAAAAGTTCTGAGTGCTACAGAAAATGCAGATACCTATTATGTGTATAACGAATATAATCAGCTCGCATTTGTTATTCCGCCATTAGCTTCGGCACCTACGATAGAACCATCCACCGTAGAAAACCTTTATTATCAATACCGCTATGACGGTAGAAAACGTTTGGTAGAAAAGAAACTTCCCGGAAAAGGATGGGAATATATGGTGTATGATAAAGCAGACAGGCTTATTCTAACCCGAGATGCGAATTTGCAGCAGCAGGGAAAATGGCTCATTACAAAGTATGATTCATTTGGCAGAGTGATTTATACAGGGATTATTGCAGGAGGAGCAAGAGAAAGTATACAGAGCCAGGCAGGAAATCAGGTGGTTATAGAAAGTACAAACGGCAGCTTCACAAAGAACGGCATGCAGATCTATTATTCTAACGGAATATTTCCCAACCTTGAAACCGTGTTATCGGTAAATTATTATGATATTTATCCTGTAGGAAGCCCTGCAATACCGACCCAAGTTTTGGGACAGAATATCCTGCACGAAAATGCACAGCTATACAACATCAGCACAAAAAGTTTACCTGTTGCTTCTTATGTAAAGAATATTGAGGATGACAATTGGACAAAGAACTATACATGGTATGACACCAAAGGAAGGCCTGTTGCAAGCCATTCTGTCAATTATCTGGGAGGATATACCAAAACGGAATCTTTGCTCGATTTTTCGGGAACTCAGCTACAGGCAGTTACAAAACACAAAAGGTTGGACAGCGATACTGAAAGAGTGATTACTGAGAATTTCACCTACGATCATCAGAACAGGTTGAAAACGCACACCCATCAGATTGATAACAACCCGGGTGAATATTTAGCTCAAAACGAATACAATCCGCTCTCACAACTAAAAACTAAAAAAGTAGGCGGTACGAGTTTGGGAACTGGACTTCAGACTATAGATTACGCTTACAACATCAGAGGATGGATGACCAAAATCAATGACCCTGCTAACTTAGGTAACGATCTTTTTGGATATAAAATAAAATATAATGAGAGGGAAGGCTTAGAAACTCCTGATGCTTTAGACGGAACATTAAAAGTGATTCCGAGATTCAATGGGAATATTGCCGAAGTAGATTGGAAAACGGCAACAAATCCTAATGACAATCTAAGAAGATATGGGTACGTTTATGACGGATTAAACAGACTAAAGGCAGGGTTTTATCAGAATGGAGTAAATCCTGGAGCGAATGAATTCTTTGAAAAAATAACCTACGATCTTAATGGAAATATCACTAACCTCAAAAGGTCGGAAGGAATGTTATTGGGCAGTGCAACTGCAATGACCATTGATAATCTTGATTATAATTATACAGGAAACAGGCTCAATACGGTTACAGACCTCTCGGGTCAATACAATGGCTACCCTGATACATCAGGAAATCCGATTAGTTATGACTTGAATGGAAACATGTCTACAAATAAAGATAAAGGTATTTTAGGAATCAGCTATAACATATTAAACCTTCCTAGTAGAATTACCTTTTATGCAGGGTTGTCATTAAGAAGCGGAATTATCAGAAATAATACTACTCATACCTATCGTTCAGATGGAGTGAAGTTAACGAAAATCTACAAATTTGCACCCTACAATCCTATGGGTACAGCAACTGAGTTATCTACTGAAACAACAGAATACTTAGACGGATTCCAATATAAGACAGGATCAGTGGTAATGCTTGGACCTAGGCCAATTGGTCTTAGAGCAGTATTAGAATTTCGTCCTACTTCTGAAGGCTATTTTGATTTTGTAAAAAATAAGTATATTTACAATTACACAGATCATTTGGGAAATGTGAGATTAAGCTACCGAAGTAATGATAGTAGCATACAAGTTATTGAAGAAAATAATTATTATCCTTTTGGGTTGAAGCACGAAGGATACAATGCTTTAGCTGGAAACCCAAGTTATCAGTATAAGTACAATGGGAAGGAACTTCAAGAGACCGGAATGTATGATTATGGCGCAAGATTTTATATGCCGGATATCGGAAGATGGGGCGTTGTTGATCCGCTAGCGGAGAAGTATTTTAATTTTTCACCATTTAATTACACTGCAAATAATCCTATTCTTTATATTGATCCAGATGGAATGCAGCTTGATTTAAGTAATATTATGAAAAAAGGTAATGAAGAGCAATACAAAGCTTTTGTTTTCTTTGCTAGGACTAAAGATGGGCAAGCTTTTTTATCTAAGTATATGGAAAAGGGACAGACTATTACTTATGGAGGAAAAACAATTTTTGAAGCGAAAGCAAATGGTGAGTTTCATAATAATGGAATTGATTTATCATATGGAGTTAAAACGGATTCATCTGTAGGAGCATCTACTACAGGTAAAATGAGAGACGAACAAGGTAAAGTCTCAATTTTGATTTCAAATAATGCATATGGCGATTCTGGAAGCCAATTTTTTAATAACTTAAGACAGATAGTACATGAATCTTTTCTTCATGCTGATTTGGAGGCTAATGACCTCATAGATGATGGCTATACAAACTCAAGTAGTATTCCAAAAGAATACAGAAAATACGATACTTGGAGTTCCCAACATGGACAACATTATTATATTCAAAATGAGTATTTGAAAGATCCTAAAAATAATAAAGTAAATACATATACTAAAGAAGGTTTTCAAATTTTAAAACAAGCTAATGAAGCTTTAAAATTAAAACTAGGTGATTCTAAAATAAAAAAAGAAATGTGGAATTTTAACGGTTCTATGATAAAAGTAGATGGAAATGGAAATTTGAAACATAAAGATCAATAG